The following are encoded together in the Carassius auratus strain Wakin chromosome 34, ASM336829v1, whole genome shotgun sequence genome:
- the sec22a gene encoding vesicle-trafficking protein SEC22a, translated as MSMVLFASVVRVRDGLPLSASTDYEQDKGFQETKKHLKGLSKKLSQFPDRCSLRSGLYNINFTSSLGVGYLMVCTENYPNVLAFSFLDELQREFIVTYDTKRINSALRPFSFIEFDNFIRKTKQRYNSPRSLSTKINLADMQTEIKLRPPYQLSAEDIRSINGFSQHEQSKYKGIAPNQMLEAITLSGIVACVLSVLCGALNLLRGVHAIESVLQNEDEDFNYVIAFFLGTAACLYQCYLFAHFSVWRNIKSFLAFAMICLCNMYLYELRNLWQILFHVTVGAFITLQIHMRQPQGKSPDYNV; from the exons ATGTCTATGGTGCTGTTTGCCTCTGTGGTGAGAGTAAGGGATGGTCTACCACTCTCGGCCTCCACAGACTATGAACAGGATAAAGGATTTCAGGAGACTAAGAAACATCTCAAGGGTCTGTCCAAAAAACTCAGCCAGTTTCCTGATCGCTGCTCGCTCAGATCTGGCCTTTACAACATTAA TTTCACGAGCTCTCTTGGAGTCGGGTACTTGATGGTTTGCACAGAAAACTATCCCAATGTCCTGGCCTTCAGCTTCCTGGACGAGCTTCAGAGAGAGTTCATTGTGACTTATGACACCAAGCGGATCAACAGCGCCTTGAGGCCCTTCTCTTTCATTGAGTTTG ATAACTTCATTCGGAAAACCAAGCAACGTTACAACAGCCCACGTTCCCTCTCGACCAAGATTAATCTGGCCGACATGCAGACTGAGATCAAGCTCCGGCCTCCTTATCAGCTGTCCGCGGAGGACATCAGATCAATCAACGGCTTCTCACAACACGAGCAGTCTAAATATAAAGGCATAG CTCCTAATCAAATGCTGGAGGCCATCACCCTGTCGGGTATCGTCGCCTGCGTCCTAAGTGTCCTGTGTGGCGCTCTTAACTTGCTGCGGGGAGTCCACGCAATAGAAAGCGTATTGCAG AACGAGGATGAAGACTTTAATTACGTGATTGCTTTTTTCCTCGGAACCGCGGCCTGCTTGTATCAG TGTTACTTGTTCGCGCACTTCTCAGTTTGGAGGAACATCAAGTCATTCCTGGCCTTTGCTATGATCTGTCTATGTAACATGTATCTGTATGAACTCCGTAACTTGTGGCAGATCCTCTTTCACGTGACGGTGGGAGCGTTCATCACTCTGCAGATCCACATGAGACAACCGCAGGGCAAATCACCTGACTACAACGTTTGA